The following proteins come from a genomic window of Oricola thermophila:
- a CDS encoding aspartate aminotransferase family protein, which translates to MTYKNYSTEQLRAIDNAHHLHPFTDHKDLRQAGTRVIARADGPFVYDTEGNEILDGMAGLWCVNAGYGREELVEAATAQMRELPYYNAFFRCTTPTPTLLAQKLAEIAPDHINQVFYGSSGSEANDTALRLVRHYWALEGKPEKNIIISRDWAYHGSTVAATSLGGMAAMREQLYGAVPNIRHVMCPYAFELANPGESDHDFGLRAAKAVEDAILEAGPENVAAFIGEPIQGAGGVKIPPESYWPEIQRICDKHDVLLMLDEVITGYGRTGEWFAAQSMNIKPDTITTAKGLTSGYQPLSALLVGDRIASTLVEKGGEFYHGYTYSGHPVACAVALKNLEIIEREGLIGRVRDETGPYLHEALQAGLGDHPMVGEIRTFGLLAAIEVVKDRDTRERFQPEGSAPVVIRDHAIANGLMMRAVMDTMIMSPPLIWTKETIDMAVDRIRKAFDTAEKELRQGRR; encoded by the coding sequence ATGACTTACAAGAACTACTCGACCGAACAGCTGCGCGCGATCGACAACGCGCACCACCTGCATCCCTTCACCGACCACAAGGACCTGCGCCAGGCCGGAACCCGTGTCATAGCGCGCGCGGACGGGCCCTTCGTCTACGATACCGAGGGCAACGAGATCCTGGACGGCATGGCCGGGCTTTGGTGCGTCAATGCCGGATACGGCCGCGAGGAACTGGTCGAGGCGGCGACCGCGCAAATGCGCGAGCTGCCCTATTACAATGCCTTCTTCCGCTGCACGACGCCGACGCCGACCTTGCTGGCGCAGAAGCTGGCCGAGATCGCGCCGGATCACATCAACCAGGTGTTCTACGGCTCCTCCGGTTCCGAGGCCAATGACACGGCGCTGCGGCTGGTGCGCCACTACTGGGCGCTGGAAGGCAAGCCGGAAAAGAACATCATCATTTCGCGGGATTGGGCCTATCACGGCTCCACTGTCGCCGCGACTTCGCTCGGCGGCATGGCGGCGATGCGCGAGCAGCTATACGGCGCCGTGCCGAACATACGCCACGTCATGTGCCCCTACGCATTCGAACTGGCCAATCCCGGCGAGAGCGACCACGATTTCGGCCTGCGTGCGGCGAAGGCGGTCGAGGACGCGATCCTCGAGGCCGGGCCGGAGAATGTCGCCGCCTTCATCGGCGAGCCGATCCAGGGCGCGGGCGGCGTGAAGATCCCGCCGGAGAGCTACTGGCCGGAAATCCAGCGCATCTGCGACAAGCACGACGTGCTGCTGATGCTCGACGAGGTGATCACGGGTTACGGACGCACCGGCGAATGGTTCGCCGCCCAGTCCATGAACATCAAGCCGGATACGATCACCACTGCCAAGGGGCTGACATCGGGCTACCAGCCGCTGTCGGCGCTGCTCGTCGGAGACCGGATCGCCAGCACGCTGGTGGAAAAGGGAGGCGAGTTCTATCACGGCTACACCTATTCCGGACATCCGGTGGCCTGCGCCGTGGCGCTGAAGAACCTGGAGATCATCGAGCGCGAGGGCCTGATCGGGCGCGTGCGCGACGAGACCGGACCCTATCTGCACGAAGCCCTGCAGGCGGGACTCGGCGACCATCCGATGGTCGGCGAGATCCGGACCTTCGGCCTGCTTGCGGCGATCGAGGTGGTGAAGGACCGGGACACGCGCGAGCGCTTCCAGCCCGAAGGCTCGGCGCCGGTCGTCATCCGCGATCACGCGATCGCCAACGGCCTGATGATGCGTGCCGTCATGGACACGATGATCATGTCGCCACCGCTGATCTGGACGAAGGAAACCATCGACATGGCCGTGGACAGGATCCGAAAGGCCTTCGACACGGCGGAGAAGGAACTGCGCCAGGGGCGCCGCTAG
- a CDS encoding TRAP transporter large permease: MTAQETFLLLMVFGLFAGILSGIPAMLAISGVPLVTAVIGHFFGVFDLGFLSFFPARIWGIMTNNLLMAVPLFVLMGVLLERARLAEDMLGVLARMMGGSARGMGLSVLFFSAMIAAATGIIGATVVMLVLVGLKPMLDVGISKRQASGLICASGTLGQIIPPSILLVLLGDQIGNTYLEAQQKAGNFAPLPVSVGDLFAGALMPGLVLVGLYAIYLAVSLRPAKDAPPPPAADRVSRAEIAYTFLPPMLLILAVLGSILGGIATATEAAGLGAVGALLLAAFKSAASRAERRLIVATGLAAFALVALQVAGFGRSGAGSLAGLFAIAAGVLIAVGTVASAVRLWRRQTLLPSLMDTIRISGMVFGIVVAASLLSLVFRGFGGDRMVTELLAHLPGGHVSALVIIMLLVFFLGFILEAVEIIYVVVPLLGPAVLGTDISPVWFAVLMAMNLQTSFLTPPFGFALFYFRSAAPRNITTIDIYRGVVPFIVLQLLALAILAAYPPLATWLPHVIFG; this comes from the coding sequence TTGACCGCCCAGGAAACATTCCTTCTCCTGATGGTATTCGGCCTCTTTGCCGGCATCCTCAGCGGCATTCCCGCCATGCTGGCGATTTCCGGCGTGCCGCTGGTCACCGCCGTGATCGGCCACTTCTTCGGCGTTTTCGACCTCGGTTTCCTCTCCTTCTTCCCCGCCCGCATATGGGGCATAATGACGAACAACCTGCTGATGGCGGTGCCGCTCTTCGTCCTCATGGGAGTCCTTCTGGAGCGTGCGCGCCTTGCCGAGGATATGCTCGGCGTTCTTGCACGCATGATGGGCGGCAGCGCCCGGGGAATGGGGCTTTCGGTGCTGTTTTTCTCCGCGATGATCGCCGCGGCCACGGGCATCATCGGCGCCACCGTCGTCATGCTCGTCCTCGTCGGACTGAAGCCGATGCTCGATGTCGGCATCTCGAAACGCCAGGCCTCCGGCCTCATCTGTGCCTCGGGCACGCTCGGCCAGATCATCCCGCCGTCCATCCTGCTCGTCCTGCTCGGAGACCAGATCGGCAACACCTATCTGGAAGCCCAGCAGAAAGCCGGCAATTTCGCGCCGCTTCCCGTCTCGGTCGGCGACCTGTTCGCAGGTGCCCTCATGCCCGGCCTCGTCCTGGTCGGGCTTTACGCCATCTATCTCGCCGTGTCCCTGCGCCCGGCAAAGGATGCTCCGCCGCCTCCGGCGGCCGATCGCGTCTCCCGCGCAGAGATCGCCTATACCTTCCTGCCGCCCATGCTGCTGATACTGGCCGTCCTCGGCTCGATTCTCGGCGGCATCGCCACGGCCACCGAAGCGGCCGGGCTCGGCGCGGTCGGCGCATTGCTGCTCGCCGCCTTCAAGTCCGCCGCGAGCCGCGCCGAGCGTCGGCTGATCGTCGCCACGGGGCTGGCCGCCTTTGCCCTTGTGGCCTTGCAGGTGGCGGGCTTCGGCCGGTCGGGCGCGGGAAGCCTCGCGGGGCTCTTCGCGATCGCCGCGGGCGTCCTGATCGCCGTCGGCACCGTCGCGTCGGCCGTTCGGCTTTGGCGCCGTCAGACGCTGCTGCCCTCGTTGATGGACACGATCAGGATTTCCGGCATGGTCTTCGGCATCGTGGTCGCGGCGTCACTGCTGTCTCTGGTCTTTCGCGGCTTCGGCGGCGACCGGATGGTGACCGAGTTGCTCGCCCATCTGCCCGGCGGTCATGTCTCCGCGCTTGTCATCATCATGCTGCTGGTCTTCTTCCTCGGCTTCATCCTGGAAGCCGTGGAAATCATCTATGTCGTCGTCCCGCTGCTCGGCCCTGCCGTGCTTGGCACGGACATTTCGCCGGTCTGGTTCGCCGTTCTGATGGCCATGAACCTGCAGACCTCGTTCCTCACGCCGCCATTCGGTTTCGCGCTGTTCTATTTCCGCTCCGCGGCGCCGCGAAACATCACAACCATCGACATTTACCGCGGTGTCGTGCCATTCATCGTCCTGCAATTGCTTGCGCTTGCCATACTTGCGGCATATCCGCCGCTTGCAACCTGGCTTCCGCATGTGATTTTTGGTTAG
- a CDS encoding GGDEF domain-containing protein — protein MLSRNPRLADMLERIFIVRSVAEAIRRSIAWCLVIAFIAVILTDPLFAVFFPDLAKTYGPSVRAFAFGIAILVSAPIVALFFRMSLRMVSFNEQLKDMARHDSLTGLLNRAAFEEIIAGRARDSGDDASPEDALIIIDIDHFKSINDTYGHAAGDHVLRMVSVCIAGNVFERDYVARLGGEEFAVLLIGAGASGAVRAAERIRSALEECTSHYEGRVIRVTASLGGALYPRGAAYPSVYRSADFALYRAKDAGRNTCEFNGLPTVPRNPKPGAETLTEDTNRGIA, from the coding sequence ATGCTCAGTCGAAACCCCAGACTGGCAGATATGCTCGAGCGCATCTTCATAGTGCGTAGCGTGGCGGAAGCGATTCGCAGGTCGATCGCTTGGTGCCTCGTGATCGCTTTCATCGCGGTCATCCTGACCGACCCGCTTTTTGCGGTCTTTTTTCCCGATCTGGCGAAGACATACGGGCCGTCCGTCAGGGCATTCGCCTTCGGCATTGCCATACTGGTGTCCGCGCCGATCGTTGCACTGTTCTTCCGCATGTCGCTTCGCATGGTATCCTTCAATGAGCAGTTGAAGGACATGGCACGCCACGACTCCCTGACCGGCCTTCTCAACCGGGCCGCGTTCGAGGAGATCATTGCCGGTCGCGCCCGGGATTCCGGCGATGACGCCTCCCCCGAAGATGCGCTGATCATCATCGACATCGATCATTTCAAGTCGATCAACGACACCTATGGTCACGCCGCCGGCGATCACGTTCTGCGCATGGTGAGTGTCTGCATTGCGGGCAACGTGTTCGAGCGCGACTACGTGGCGCGGCTTGGCGGCGAGGAATTCGCTGTGCTGCTGATCGGCGCCGGTGCGAGCGGCGCAGTCAGGGCTGCCGAGCGCATCCGGTCCGCGCTGGAGGAATGCACGAGTCACTACGAGGGCCGCGTCATCCGCGTCACCGCGTCTCTCGGCGGCGCCCTTTACCCTCGCGGCGCGGCCTATCCGTCCGTATACCGGAGTGCGGACTTCGCGCTCTACCGGGCCAAGGACGCCGGTCGCAACACATGCGAGTTCAACGGCCTGCCCACCGTTCCGCGGAATCCGAAGCCGGGTGCTGAGACGCTGACGGAAGACACGAACCGCGGCATCGCCTAG
- the bmt gene encoding betaine--homocysteine S-methyltransferase, which yields MSNPLSDLIAEKGVLLADGATGTNLFAMGLMSGDAPELWNVDHPERITKLHQDFVDAGSDIILTNSFGGTRHRLKLHGAQDRVFELNKRAAEIARAVADKAPRKVIVAGSVGPTGELLIPLGALSFEGAVEAFKEQIEGLKAGGADIAWIETMSSPDEIRAAAEAAIAAGMPYTFTASFDTAGKTMMGLSPKDIFGVVANEPEQPVALGANCGVGAPDILSSLLDMSGANPDATLIVKGNCGIPKFKGDEIVYSGTPELMAEYVHLAIDAGAKIIGGCCGTSCDHLKAMREALDHHQKGARPTLDDVVAKVGPLKNRAADTPGAGSARRERRGGRRRG from the coding sequence ATGTCCAATCCGCTTTCCGACCTGATTGCCGAAAAAGGCGTGCTGCTTGCCGACGGGGCGACCGGCACCAACCTGTTCGCGATGGGACTCATGTCCGGCGACGCGCCGGAGCTCTGGAACGTGGACCATCCGGAGCGGATCACCAAGCTTCACCAGGATTTCGTTGATGCGGGGTCGGACATCATCCTGACGAACTCCTTCGGCGGAACGCGGCACCGGCTCAAGCTGCACGGCGCGCAGGACCGGGTGTTCGAGCTGAACAAGCGCGCAGCCGAGATCGCGCGCGCGGTGGCCGACAAGGCGCCGCGCAAGGTGATCGTTGCCGGTTCCGTCGGCCCGACCGGGGAATTGCTGATTCCGCTCGGCGCGCTCAGCTTCGAGGGGGCCGTCGAGGCGTTCAAGGAACAGATCGAGGGCCTGAAGGCCGGCGGCGCGGACATAGCCTGGATCGAGACCATGTCGTCGCCCGACGAGATCCGGGCCGCCGCGGAAGCCGCGATCGCGGCCGGGATGCCCTACACGTTCACCGCCTCCTTCGACACGGCGGGCAAGACGATGATGGGACTCTCGCCGAAGGACATTTTCGGCGTCGTCGCCAACGAGCCGGAGCAGCCGGTGGCCCTCGGCGCCAATTGCGGCGTCGGCGCGCCGGACATCCTGTCGTCGCTGCTCGACATGAGCGGGGCCAATCCGGACGCCACGCTGATCGTCAAGGGCAATTGCGGCATTCCGAAATTCAAGGGCGACGAAATCGTCTATTCCGGCACGCCGGAACTGATGGCGGAATATGTGCACCTGGCGATCGACGCGGGCGCGAAGATCATCGGCGGGTGCTGCGGCACGTCATGCGACCATCTCAAGGCGATGCGCGAGGCGCTCGACCATCACCAGAAGGGCGCGCGGCCGACGCTCGACGACGTGGTGGCGAAGGTGGGGCCGCTGAAGAACCGGGCGGCCGACACGCCCGGTGCAGGCTCGGCGCGGCGCGAACGGCGCGGCGGCCGGCGGCGCGGCTGA
- a CDS encoding DUF922 domain-containing protein, whose product MQKRHWTHIALFAAALGLAACASTAPRITTTYYNINGTTGADLDREIAEKGPLKGHALASAAIKFVPVAISYDKSDGKCRFRDAKFRIEANVTLPRWRTRASTDPELRTAWKFLSAYAREHEAVHVAIAEKYARKIGEELMALPAKETCDDLDKAAERVLKRNRVEHNREQLAFDEEEQQRLAELFG is encoded by the coding sequence ATGCAAAAGCGCCACTGGACGCATATCGCTCTTTTCGCCGCCGCGCTCGGCCTGGCCGCCTGCGCATCGACCGCGCCGCGCATCACCACGACCTATTACAACATCAACGGCACAACCGGCGCCGATCTCGATCGCGAGATCGCCGAGAAGGGTCCGCTGAAGGGCCACGCCCTCGCCTCCGCAGCCATAAAGTTCGTTCCGGTCGCCATCTCCTATGACAAGAGTGACGGCAAGTGCCGCTTCCGCGATGCGAAATTCCGCATCGAGGCGAACGTGACCTTGCCGCGCTGGCGAACCCGCGCCTCCACCGATCCCGAACTGCGCACCGCCTGGAAGTTCCTCTCCGCCTACGCACGCGAACACGAGGCGGTCCATGTCGCCATCGCCGAAAAATATGCCCGCAAGATCGGCGAGGAGCTGATGGCCCTTCCCGCGAAGGAAACATGCGACGATCTCGACAAGGCCGCCGAGCGCGTGCTGAAGCGCAACCGGGTCGAGCACAATCGCGAGCAGCTCGCCTTCGACGAGGAGGAACAGCAGCGCCTTGCCGAGCTGTTCGGCTGA
- a CDS encoding AraC family transcriptional regulator → MESESSSLILLLEFALRGGTTGIGLLMAGLLFSVRPVCATTFLGGLFAIGAAVYAMISAPAIQEAVGAAYAPLRLFAMLSPAFFWLFIMAMFDDDFEWKAWMAIPPATIDLVHLAALPFPDAAHAARVAHVAIVIVLMAHVLVLTRRNFGDDLVAARRQFTTIVVVLVPLVCLTIVVVATYEMLELRSTVASPMIAAMLFAVAAAFGFGISGIRKSLIPETGRPRPQPEAVSSAADRHDLARLEKLMEEGIFLHPGLTIGELAGRLDIPEHRLRRLINKGLGYRNFAAFLNDHRIEEARRRLSDPQSAREQITGLAFDLGYSSLAPFNRAFRERMGMSPSQFREKALQQA, encoded by the coding sequence ATGGAGTCCGAATCTTCCTCCCTGATTCTTCTGCTGGAATTTGCGCTGCGCGGCGGGACGACCGGGATCGGCCTGTTGATGGCGGGCCTGCTGTTCTCGGTCCGGCCGGTATGTGCGACCACGTTTCTCGGCGGCTTGTTCGCAATCGGCGCGGCCGTCTACGCCATGATATCCGCTCCGGCCATCCAGGAGGCGGTCGGCGCGGCCTACGCGCCGCTCAGGCTGTTTGCCATGCTGTCACCGGCCTTCTTCTGGCTGTTCATCATGGCGATGTTCGATGACGATTTCGAATGGAAGGCCTGGATGGCCATTCCGCCCGCGACGATCGATCTGGTCCACCTGGCGGCCCTTCCCTTCCCCGACGCGGCACATGCCGCGCGGGTGGCCCATGTTGCCATCGTCATCGTCCTTATGGCCCACGTCCTCGTCCTCACCCGCCGCAATTTCGGCGACGACCTCGTTGCCGCACGGCGCCAGTTCACGACCATTGTCGTCGTGCTCGTGCCGTTGGTGTGCCTTACCATCGTCGTGGTCGCGACCTACGAGATGCTCGAATTGCGCAGCACCGTGGCCTCGCCCATGATTGCCGCCATGCTGTTCGCCGTCGCCGCGGCCTTCGGCTTCGGCATTTCCGGGATCCGCAAGTCTCTGATTCCGGAGACGGGACGCCCAAGGCCGCAGCCCGAGGCCGTCAGCTCGGCGGCCGACCGTCACGACCTCGCCCGCCTCGAGAAGCTCATGGAGGAGGGTATTTTCCTGCATCCCGGCCTCACCATCGGCGAACTGGCGGGCCGCCTGGACATCCCGGAGCACCGCCTGCGCCGCCTCATCAACAAGGGGCTCGGCTACCGCAACTTCGCCGCCTTCCTCAACGATCACCGCATCGAGGAGGCGAGGCGCCGCCTGTCCGACCCGCAATCGGCGCGCGAGCAGATCACCGGCCTCGCCTTCGATCTCGGCTATTCATCGCTGGCACCTTTCAACCGCGCATTCCGCGAGCGCATGGGCATGAGCCCGTCCCAGTTCCGCGAAAAGGCGCTGCAACAGGCCTGA
- a CDS encoding TRAP transporter small permease subunit encodes MRQRILFLCSILDRFASAVCVLAASILVAAVLAIVVLRYGFGTGFIRLQELAGYAFAVLLIFAIPVCLARDGHVRVEILSEALGDRYLAWADRVALVLFLVPVFGLVVWAYWPELAYSWSIREGSVETGGLGGLFIVKTALPVAAALTIAQGIAAVLRPRRAGAAHSGQDAL; translated from the coding sequence ATGCGGCAGCGTATACTCTTCCTGTGTTCCATCCTCGACCGCTTCGCCAGCGCGGTCTGCGTTCTCGCGGCATCAATCCTCGTGGCGGCGGTCCTGGCAATCGTCGTGCTGCGCTACGGCTTCGGCACGGGCTTCATCCGTCTGCAGGAACTGGCCGGATACGCCTTCGCGGTCCTGCTGATCTTCGCCATACCTGTCTGCCTTGCCCGCGACGGCCACGTGCGCGTCGAGATCCTTTCCGAGGCGCTCGGCGACCGCTATCTCGCATGGGCCGATCGCGTCGCCCTCGTCCTTTTCCTTGTTCCGGTATTCGGACTGGTCGTGTGGGCCTACTGGCCCGAACTCGCCTACAGCTGGTCGATCCGCGAAGGTTCCGTGGAAACGGGCGGCCTCGGCGGCCTGTTCATCGTCAAGACCGCCCTGCCCGTCGCCGCCGCGCTGACGATCGCGCAGGGCATAGCCGCCGTGCTTCGCCCGCGCCGGGCCGGTGCGGCACATTCCGGACAGGACGCACTCTAG
- a CDS encoding cobyric acid synthase, translated as MSKAIMLQGTGSDVGKTVLVAGLCRLLANRGLTVRPFKPQNMSNNAAVADDGGEIGRAQWLQALACRTAPTVHMNPVLLKPQSESGSQVVMHGKVRGQAGGRDYQKMKPDLLAGVMESYRRLSAEADIVVVEGAGSPAEINLREGDIANMGFATRAKVPVLLVGDIDRGGVIASLVGTHAVLDETDRAAVHGFIINKFRGDVSLFDDGLAAITRFTGWRSFGVLPWLGDAARLPAEDSVVLERLAAGQDGGVRIAVPMPDRIANFDDLDPLAQEEGVEIVFVRPGERLPEDAVAIVIPGSKSTISDLVRFRENGWDRQIRAHVARGGHVVGICGGYQMLGRTVRDPLGIEGGPRETEGLGLLDTETEMAPEKRLENVTAHSPVFGVDVSGYEIHLGVTRGPDCARPALVAGGVPDGAVAVGGRVFGTYLHGLFDSGAFRAAWLQSIGAESSGSDHRAAVDAALDAIAEDMQRHVDIEGLLEVAGKAG; from the coding sequence ATGTCGAAGGCCATCATGCTGCAGGGAACCGGCTCGGATGTGGGCAAGACCGTGCTCGTCGCGGGCTTGTGCCGGCTGCTCGCCAACCGCGGCCTGACCGTCAGGCCGTTCAAGCCCCAGAACATGTCGAACAATGCCGCGGTCGCCGACGATGGCGGCGAGATCGGCCGGGCGCAATGGCTGCAGGCGCTTGCCTGCCGCACCGCGCCAACGGTGCACATGAACCCGGTCCTGCTCAAGCCGCAAAGCGAGAGCGGCAGCCAGGTCGTGATGCACGGAAAGGTGCGGGGGCAGGCGGGCGGCCGCGACTACCAGAAAATGAAGCCGGACCTGCTGGCCGGCGTGATGGAGAGCTACCGGAGGCTCAGCGCCGAGGCGGACATCGTGGTGGTCGAGGGCGCGGGATCGCCGGCCGAGATCAACCTGCGCGAGGGCGATATTGCCAATATGGGCTTTGCCACGCGGGCGAAGGTTCCGGTGCTCCTGGTCGGCGACATCGACCGCGGCGGCGTGATCGCCTCCCTGGTCGGCACGCACGCCGTGCTCGACGAGACCGACCGTGCGGCGGTGCATGGCTTCATCATCAACAAGTTTCGCGGCGACGTCAGCCTGTTCGACGACGGGCTGGCGGCGATCACGCGTTTCACCGGCTGGCGGTCATTTGGCGTCCTGCCCTGGCTCGGGGACGCGGCGCGGCTGCCGGCGGAGGATTCGGTCGTGCTCGAACGGCTGGCTGCAGGGCAGGACGGCGGGGTCAGGATCGCCGTACCGATGCCGGACCGGATCGCCAATTTTGACGATCTCGACCCGCTGGCGCAGGAGGAGGGGGTGGAGATCGTGTTCGTGAGGCCCGGAGAACGCCTTCCCGAGGATGCGGTGGCGATCGTCATACCCGGTTCCAAATCGACGATTTCCGATCTCGTCCGGTTCCGCGAGAATGGCTGGGACCGCCAGATCCGCGCTCACGTGGCGCGCGGCGGCCATGTCGTCGGTATCTGCGGCGGCTACCAGATGCTGGGCCGCACCGTGCGCGATCCGCTGGGGATCGAGGGCGGCCCGCGCGAGACCGAGGGGCTCGGCCTGCTCGACACCGAGACCGAAATGGCGCCGGAAAAGCGTTTGGAGAACGTGACCGCGCATTCGCCCGTCTTTGGCGTCGACGTGTCCGGATACGAAATTCACCTTGGCGTCACCCGCGGGCCGGACTGCGCCCGACCGGCGCTTGTCGCCGGCGGTGTGCCCGACGGGGCGGTGGCCGTCGGCGGCCGGGTGTTCGGCACCTATCTGCACGGCCTGTTCGACAGCGGGGCGTTTCGTGCGGCCTGGCTGCAGAGCATCGGCGCAGAGTCGTCCGGGAGCGACCATCGCGCAGCCGTCGATGCTGCGCTGGACGCGATCGCCGAGGACATGCAGCGCCATGTCGATATCGAAGGGTTGCTGGAAGTCGCCGGCAAAGCGGGCTAG
- a CDS encoding TRAP transporter substrate-binding protein, with product MKRRTFLTGGAGVAAASTLAAPAIAQGKIQWNIASAFPKAAPGVGTNVTRFAELVGQMSDGRIELTVYGAGELVPPLGVEDAVQQGNVPVGHGPTYYAAGKNPALHWYTGVPFGMTSNEHVAWLKWGGGQEIWDDIYAQRNLKPFYSGNSNTQSGGWFKNRIESLDSLKGLNMRIAGLGGEMFRKLGVNAVLMPATEIFQALQSGAIDAAEWVGPMLDQAFGLQKITNLCYVPAYAEPGAGVAVVFNNDAWAELSPDLQAICSAAASAAALEMHAQFDYFNAQAMQQLKESGVEFLSFPDDVVEAMRGAWEEVKEELRSQSDDVATVLESYDAFLGQAIAYSDAMTGPMLAGRG from the coding sequence ATGAAACGCAGAACGTTCTTGACAGGTGGCGCAGGTGTCGCCGCCGCATCCACACTTGCCGCGCCGGCGATCGCGCAGGGCAAGATCCAGTGGAACATTGCATCTGCCTTTCCAAAAGCCGCGCCGGGCGTCGGCACCAACGTCACCCGCTTCGCCGAGCTCGTCGGCCAGATGTCGGACGGCCGCATCGAACTTACGGTCTACGGTGCCGGCGAGCTGGTTCCGCCGCTCGGCGTCGAGGACGCGGTCCAGCAGGGCAACGTTCCCGTCGGTCACGGACCGACCTATTATGCCGCCGGCAAGAACCCGGCGCTGCACTGGTACACCGGCGTGCCCTTCGGCATGACTTCCAACGAGCATGTCGCGTGGCTCAAATGGGGCGGCGGGCAGGAGATCTGGGACGATATCTACGCCCAGCGCAACCTGAAGCCGTTCTACAGCGGCAACTCCAACACCCAGTCCGGCGGCTGGTTCAAGAACCGCATCGAGAGCCTCGACAGCCTCAAGGGGCTGAACATGCGCATTGCCGGCCTCGGCGGCGAGATGTTCCGCAAGCTGGGCGTCAATGCCGTGCTCATGCCGGCGACGGAGATTTTCCAGGCCCTGCAGTCCGGCGCCATCGACGCCGCCGAATGGGTCGGCCCGATGCTCGACCAGGCCTTCGGCCTGCAGAAGATCACCAATCTGTGCTACGTGCCGGCCTATGCCGAGCCCGGTGCCGGCGTCGCGGTCGTCTTCAACAACGATGCCTGGGCGGAGCTTTCGCCTGATCTCCAGGCGATCTGCAGCGCGGCCGCCTCGGCCGCCGCGCTCGAGATGCACGCCCAGTTCGATTACTTCAACGCCCAGGCGATGCAGCAGCTCAAGGAATCCGGCGTGGAATTCCTCAGCTTCCCGGACGATGTCGTCGAGGCGATGCGTGGCGCTTGGGAAGAGGTGAAGGAGGAGCTCAGGAGCCAGAGCGACGACGTGGCGACCGTGCTGGAAAGCTACGATGCCTTCCTCGGCCAGGCCATCGCCTACTCCGATGCCATGACCGGCCCGATGCTCGCGGGTCGCGGCTAG
- a CDS encoding NEW3 domain-containing protein — MNANTRLFMGALVACTLLANAPAHAQSDTAADGAPRPHGFWLTTPTPEFTAGAGKTITLPLDILNYTEAPQRARLELSGIPEGWEWSIRSGGREATAAMVAPGETGSMTLELTPPAGSAPDTYDLELVAEYGDGTAGLPISLTISEDAESGATLEPELPAIRGSVKSTFQYKMKLTNEGGEDALFNLAADVPPGFRTTFKRGYGSEEITGIPVKAGETENVTLEVKLDNSVEAGEYPIRVTTVAGDVEASTDLALEVTGSPELNFRGPQDRLSGTAVAGKESSFAFTIENTGSAPAQSVRFNSTAPSGWTVTFDPEEMPELAPGDSRDVNVTIKPTEKAIAGDYMVTLRTQADGTSESVRFRTTVETSTMFGLAGIGVIGAAVIVLAFAVMRYGRR, encoded by the coding sequence ATGAACGCAAACACCCGCTTGTTTATGGGTGCGCTTGTCGCATGCACCCTGCTTGCAAACGCGCCTGCTCATGCGCAATCCGATACCGCCGCCGACGGCGCCCCGCGCCCGCACGGCTTCTGGCTCACCACGCCGACCCCGGAATTCACCGCCGGTGCCGGCAAGACGATCACCCTTCCGCTGGACATCCTGAACTACACCGAGGCGCCGCAGCGCGCCCGGCTTGAGCTGTCGGGGATCCCGGAGGGCTGGGAATGGTCCATCCGCAGCGGCGGCCGCGAGGCAACCGCCGCCATGGTCGCGCCCGGCGAAACCGGCAGCATGACGCTCGAGCTGACCCCGCCCGCCGGCTCCGCGCCGGACACCTACGACCTCGAGCTGGTCGCCGAATATGGTGACGGCACTGCCGGCCTGCCGATCAGCCTGACCATCTCGGAGGACGCGGAAAGCGGGGCGACGCTGGAGCCGGAACTGCCGGCAATCCGCGGTAGCGTGAAGTCCACCTTCCAGTACAAGATGAAGCTGACGAATGAAGGCGGCGAAGACGCGCTGTTCAATCTCGCCGCCGACGTGCCGCCGGGCTTCCGCACGACGTTCAAGCGGGGTTACGGCTCGGAGGAGATCACCGGCATTCCGGTCAAGGCCGGCGAAACGGAGAACGTGACGCTGGAGGTCAAGCTCGACAACTCCGTCGAGGCCGGCGAATACCCGATCCGCGTGACCACCGTGGCCGGCGACGTGGAGGCATCGACCGACCTGGCGCTTGAGGTCACCGGCTCGCCCGAACTGAACTTCCGCGGTCCGCAGGACAGGCTGTCCGGCACGGCCGTTGCCGGCAAGGAATCCTCCTTCGCCTTCACCATTGAGAACACCGGCAGCGCGCCGGCCCAGTCGGTCCGCTTCAATTCCACCGCGCCGAGCGGCTGGACCGTGACCTTCGATCCCGAGGAGATGCCCGAGCTTGCGCCCGGCGACAGCCGTGACGTCAACGTGACGATCAAGCCGACCGAGAAGGCCATTGCCGGCGACTACATGGTCACGCTGCGCACCCAGGCCGACGGCACGTCCGAGAGCGTCCGGTTCCGCACCACGGTCGAGACCTCGACC